AAAGGTCTGGCTTACGTAGACGATCTGTCTCCCGAAGACATGCGTAAAATGCGTGGAACATGGACAGAGCCAGGTACAGATAGTCCGTTCCGCAACCGGTCTGTGGAGGAAAACCTGGACCTGTTTGCACGTATGCGCCAAGGGGAGTTCAAGGACGGAGAAAAGGTGCTGCGTGCGAAAATCGACATGGCTTCTCAGAACTTCAACATGCGCGATCCAGTTCTGTATCGGATCTCCCATGCAACGCATCACAACACGGGCGACAAATGGTGCATCTATCCGATGTACGACTTCGCTCATCCGTTGGAGGATGCCATTGAGGGCGTGACACACTCCCTGTGCTCACTGGAATTCGAAGATCATCGCCCATTGTACGACTGGGTAGTCCGCGAGTGCGAAATGGAGAGTGCACCACGCCAGTACGAATTTGCTCGCTTGAACCTGACCAACACCGTTATGAGTAAACGCAAGCTGAAACAGCTTGTCGATGAGAATGTAGTAGACGGCTGGGATGACCCGCGCATGCCAACCATCGCAGGCTTCCGTCGTCGTGGCTATACACCGGAAGCGATTCGTACATTCGCTCGTGAAGTAGGGGTAGCGCGCGCTAACAGCACGGTTGACGAGAAAATGCTAGAGTATTTCATCCGTGAGGACCTGAAGCTAAAGGCACCGCGTACGATGGCTGTTTTGAATCCGTTGAAGGTCGTCATCACGAACTATCCGGAAGGGCAAGTCGAGATGCTCGAAGCGGAGATCAATCCAGAGAACCCAGAGATGGGCAATCGTCAAATTCCGTTCTCCCGCGAAATCTACATTGAGCAGGATGACTTCATGGAAAACCCGCCGAGCAAGTATTTCCGCTTGTTCCCGGGAAATGAAGTGCGTTTGAAGCATGCGTACTTCATTAAGTGCAATGACGTTGTGAAGGATGCAGACGGCAACGTGATCGAGATCCATTGCACGTATGACCTTGAGACGAAGAGCGGCAGCGGTTTTACAGGTCGCAAGGTAAAAGGGACGATTCACTGGGTAGATGCGACCAATGCGCTTCCTGCTGAATTCCGTTTGTATGAGCCATTGATTATGGATGATGAAGACGCAGAGGGCACATTCCTCGACAACGTTAACCCGAATTCGTTGGAAGTGCTGCAAGGCTATGTGGAGCCAAATATGAAAGAAACCAAGCCACAAGACAAGTATCAATTTTTCCGTCATGGCTATTTCAATGTCGATCCGAAGCATACGACAGAGGATAAGCTCGTATTCAACCGGATTGTATCGTTGAAGAGCTCCTTTGAACTGCCAAAGGCATAGGGAATACTCATATAAATCAAGCGTTGCTGTGCATGGAGAACCCGTGTGCAGCAGCGCTTTTTTCTTTCGTGATTATAAATCAGGATGTATAATTATTCTGTTACATAAAGGGGGACAGGCAGTGAATGGGAGAGCAGAACTAACACGTAGTTTGAAGTTGCGACATATTGTCGTAATTGGACTGGGCTACATGGCCCCGATGGCCGTTTTTGACACCTTTGGCATTGTTTCTGGAGATACGGGGGGACACGTTCCTGCTGCTTATGCAGTCACACTTCTTGCGATCCTGTTTACGGCGGCAAGCTACGGAAAGATGGTACGGCTATTCCCATCAGCGGGAACCGCGTATACGTATACGCAACAAACGATTCATCCCTACGCAGGATTTTTGGTAGGGTGGGCGTCCTTGCTGGATTATTTGTTTTTACCGATGATTAACGCCTTGTTGACGGGAGTATACCTTTCATCCGTGTTTCCTGACGTGTCGACAGCGTGGTGGATTATTGGCTTCATTGTATTGGTGACGGGGTTAAACGTATTTCGTGTAACGGTAACCGCATCCGTTAACTCGATTTTGGTGCTGTTTCAAGTCGTGGTCGTCGTATTATTTGCCGGATTGGCGATTCGTGGTCTTATGCAAGGTGACGGGCTTGGGCAAGTATTCAACCTGCGTCCATTTGTGTCACCGGATATGTCTGTCACTGCACTGCTTTCAGGTGCGTCGATTCTTTGCTTTTCCTTCCTTGGCTTTGATGCCGTAACCACGTTAACGGAGGAAACCGTCGATGCGAAAAAGACGATTCCTCGCGGGATTATGCTCGTAGCACTCGCAGGAGGAGCGTTGTTTATTACGGCCTCTTATTTCATGCAATCATTATTTCCTGATGTTTCGGTATTGTCTGATCCAGAAGCGGCCTCTGCGGAGATTGCTTTGTTTATCGGAGGGACGATCTTTCAATTGGTGTTTTTGGCGGCAGCGTTGTCTTCGACTCTGGCATCCGGGCTCGTATCTGTTACGAGCGTGACACGCTTGTTGTACGCAATGGGACGAGATGGATTTTTGCCCCGACGCTGGTTCGGTTATGTACATCCGAAGCTGAGAACACCTTTGCTTAACGTCCTACTGGTCGGGGCGTTGATGCTGTTTGCTTTGTTTATGGATTTGTTAACAGCAACTTCCTTTATTAACTTCGGCGCACTGATCGCCTTTAGCTTCGTGAACATTAGCGTAATGGCGTACTATTTCCGCAAACAAAAGAACAAGCATATCAAGGATTGGTGGGGTTTCGTGTTGTCTCCCCTCATCGGGACAACGTTCATCGCCTTTCTGTGGGTCAACCTCGAAACAACGTCCATGATGCTGGGCTTGCTTTGGACTTTTATCGGCCTGATCTATTTGTTGTATTTGGTAAAGGTCAAGAAAAGCAATTTGGAAATGGTGAAGTTTGAGGAGTAACATGCGGAGTACAAATAGCCCTACACCCATTATTGGATGTAGGGCTACCTTTTTGCGAGGAGTAGACTGCTAATCCATTCTCTTTTGTAGGTAAAATCTTTGATGGGAAAGAGGGCAATCATTGAGTACACCATGTATCTCGTACCCATGTTTTAGATAAAAGTCCTTTGCTTGAAAATCAAAAGTATCTAAATGAATCAAATGAATGCCATACTCCCTAGCTGTGTCTTCAATTTCAAGAAGAAGCTTGCTTCCCAATCCGCTCTTTCTCAAATCATCTCTGACCCATAAAGCATCAATGTACAAACATCTCCAAGAATAGTACACACAGTTTATTCCCGCAATGATAGTGCCATCTTCATCACGAACGTGTTTATTGATTTTCGAAAAAGGAATGGTCAATTCAAACGGAACATTCGATTCATTGTATTCAACGATTCTTTGCTCAATAAAATTAGCGTCATCTCTCGTGCTTTCTCTGACTACATATTGTCCCATGATAACCGCCTTATTTAGTTTATTTTGAATATTTGACTACTAGTATATCAGGGAGAGAACAATGATTCTCTCTCTTTTTTTATTTATTTGAATCTCCCTAAAAAGCAGGGGGAAAGCAAACAGCTCGCAGAGGAAACAGGAGAAATAAGCGAAGATCTTAGGGACACCGCCCGAGACGGAAGGCAAAAAGCGAAACATGCCTTTAAGCGTCCACCTCTGACATACATCCTGATTGGACCACTTTGGACGCGGTTTCGCTTTTTGCATGGAGTCGGGCAGTGAATCCCCCAGCGGGTGTCCCTAGAAGCTGAGCTTTTTCTCCTGTTTCCTCCCCATCACTACAGCCAGAACCATTGGTTTTCCCCACCTTCTTCTAGACGATCCTGGAAAGAGAGAGTAAACTGGCTACAGGAATATTCCGAACATTAACACTCGATAATACCGCAGTAAACAGTGGAAAAAAACGGAGGTAATCACCTAGTAACCGGTGTATGTATCGTCGCCGCACTGTTTTACATCGCCAGGTTACATCCCGCTCATATTGGCGTGTTGATTCTGAGGCGTATTTAGTAAGGAGGCAGGCAAAATGAACGAAGCATTGTTCGTGCATGTCAATCGGTTGCAGATAGAAGGGGGCACGCTGGAGTACGGCGTAACAGGTAAGCCAGATGCACCTGCCCTGCTGCTTTTGCATGGCATTCGCAACACCAAGCTGCTGTTTGCGCCCATCCTACCAGCATTGGCAGAGCGATATCGGGTGATTGCGGTAGATATCCGTGGTCACGGGAATTCTGTGAGCCATGGTTCCTTTTCGTTTGAGTGGATCGTAACGGATTTGATTCAACTTTTGGATGCAGAACAGCTTGAACAAGTAACGATTGTCGCAGCGTCCTTTTCTGCTGTACCTGCCCAGATGCTTGCGATTCGCGAGCCCAAGCGCGTAGCTTCGCTCGTCCTTCTGGATGGAGGCTATTATTCCTTGGGAAAAGTGCCCGGGTTCAATAGGGAGAAGGTTGTCGAGCGGCTTGCTACCACGCAGTTTTCTTCTGTAGAGGAAGCAGAAAGGCAGTTCGCGGAGCGGTATGGTACGAGAGTAATGCCAGAGGGCTGGATGCGAGAGGAGCTTGTGAAAAAGGAAGACGGAAGCTACGGATACCGTTTGCCGAGGGAAGCGTTCTCGACTTATTTCGAAGAGTACAGCGTCCATAGCCAACCGGAATTGTTCCGACAGCTGACATGCCCCGTACTATTACTGCTGGCTGACGACAGCCTATTGTCAAAAGAAGAGCAGCAGTTTCATCGACAGGCAGTTGCCGCTTATCAGGGAATGGTGAAGCAGGCCAAGGTGAAAATGATACCAGAGGCCCAACACTTGCTGATGGTGACACACCCGCAAGAGACAGTAAAAGAAATCCGTGATTTTTTATCGAAATAAGAGGGACAAGCGAGTATGCTTGTCCCTTTTTCTTTGGTTACCGCTTCGCTTCACGAATGAGCACGTGGAGCTGTTCTGCCATAGCTTGCTGATTCTTTTGATCCTTCATTTGCTTTTTCACCGTTTCTAGCGCTTTGATGCCTTTTGTTGAGCTCACGAACTTCACAGGTGTATCCGTTCCGTAGATACGCTCGATTTGGGTGCGTGCTTGTGCGAATGTATTCTGATGATCGCTCGTACCCAATGTCCCTGCGGTTCCGCTCCCTGATTTTGTACGGGCAGCATCATGCCCGCGACTGGAGCTTCCCGAGTAATTGCTGATGAGATGGGATTGCATCGGGTCCATTTGATTGATCGATTGTGCATTGGCAGTAGAAGGGGCCAAGTAGACGGCATCATTCACGATCAATGCCTGAACACCGTGAACGCCCGCCGCCTTCAGCTGGGCTTCCAGCTTTGTAGAAGGCCCCCCCGTGTGCAAGTGTGAGCTGCCCATGGAGCTGTAGAGAGCATTGCCCATTCCGCTATACGTATGACCGTGCACGTTTGTCGTGATTTTCTTATCACGATCCACGCTTGGAATAACCGTTGCGCCTTTGGGCGTCTGCGCGGTGGACTGTGTGTGTGCTGGCGGATGCGGCTTCGTAGGCGGAGCAGCCTGATTCGTACATGCTGTCATGAAAAGTACAGTTCCTAATCCTGCGGTTCCTACCCATGTATAGAAGTGCTTCATCACGATCCCTCCAAGTCTTCCTACCTAGATAAACTTATCCTTTGTTCGCTGCGTGAAGTTATGAGTGGAGCATGCTGGAAAAAATTCTGGTGATCACGAGTATCTTGTGGAAAAAATGCACAAACCAAAGGAAGGAAATCACTGGAGGTGGTAGATTTGGCAGATTCAAACAACGTGAAGGAGCAGCCAGTATCCCGAAGGAACTTCTTGAAAAACTCTGGCCTGGTGCTCGGTAGCTTGGTCGTGGGTGGCGTGGCAGGGAGCTTGCTCCGCAAACCAGAACCTCCGGCGCAGCCAGCAGCACCGCCCCCTGCTGCCGATTACAATCAGGCGCTCATGTTTTTTACGCCTGAACAATTTAAGGTAGTGGATGCCGCTTGTGAACGCATTTATCCTGAGGATGAGCTGGGGCCCGGTGCGAAGGCACTCGGTGCCGCTTATTTCATTGACCACCAGCTAGCGGGTGATTGGGGCTTTAATGCTCGTGAATACATGCAAGCGCCCTTTTTTCCAGGTGAGATCACGCAGGGCTATCAAGGCAGGCTAAAACGTAGGGAAATATTCGATATCGGCCTTCAAGAAATGAACAACTACAGTAACAGTACCCACGGAAAACGGTTTTATGAACTCCCGCCAGAGCAGCAGGACGCTGTTTTAAAGGCTTTTGAAACAGATGAACTAAAATTGACGACCATTTCGGCGAGCACTTTTTTCAATATGCTGCGGGCCAGTACGATCGAAGGCGTTTATGCAGACCCTCTGTACGGAGGCAATAAAAATATGGACGGTTGGAAAATGAAGAATTTCCCAGGTAATCAAATGGCGTATACACAGCTGATCGATAAGCCTGAGTTTGTGAAGATGGCTCCCTTAAGTCTGCGGGATCATCAACAACATTAAGGGGGACTGTACATATGGCCAAAAAGCTGCCCAAGGTTGACGTCGTAATCGTGGGGGTGGGCTGGGGAGGAGGCATTATTGCTTCTGAGCTAACTAAGCAAGGTCTGACAGTAGTGGGTCTAGAGCGAGGCAAGGAGCGCAAAACGGAAGACTACTTCATGGTACACGACGAATTGCGTTACGCTCTTCGTTACGAGATGATGCAAGACTTGTCCAAGGAAACGATCACGTTCCGCAGTAAAATGAACATTCGTGCGCTTCCCATGCGGTCATACGGTTCCTTTTTGATCGGGACAGGACTCGGGGGAGCCGGTATCCACTGGAACGGACAGACCTTCCGCTTCCTGCCGTATGATTTCGAAATTCGCTCCAAGACGATTGAACGGTATGGGGCAAAGAAAATCCCTGAGGGAATGACGATCCAGGATTGGGGCATTACCTATGACCAACTGGAGCCGTACTTCGATAAGTTTGAAAAGATGGCGGGAATCGCAGGCGAGGAGAATCCGTTGGGGGGGAAACGCTCCAGTCCGTATCCGATACCTCCTATGCGTACGACACCGAGTATGAAAATGTTTGCGGATGCGGCTAAAAAGAAAAACCTGCATCCATACATCCTTCCATCAGCAAATCTCTCCCAAGCGTATACCAATCCAGACGGGGTGGCGCGGGCAGCTTGTCAATACTGCGGCTTCTGTGAAAGGTTTGGTTGCGAGTACGGAGCAAAAGCCGATCCAGTGGTGACGGTGATCCCGGTAGCGAAGAAGACAGGGAAGTTTGAAATTCGCACGCATTCCCATGTCCGCAGAATTTTACATACAGGGAACAAGGCGACAGGCGTCTTGTATACGGATGTCACGACAGGAGAGGAATTCGAACAGCCCGCCGATATTGTGGTGATGACCAGTTATGTATTTAACAACGCGCGAATCTTGCTTATGTCCAAGCTGGGGAAACCGTATGATCCAGCGACGGGAAAAGGCGTAATCGGAAAAAACTATGCCTACCAGGTCATGAGAGGAGGCGCGGTCGGCTTCTTCGACGACAAGGAGTTTAACAATTTTGCAGGCGCAGGCTCGTTGGGGATGTGTTTGGATGACTACAATGGTGATAACTTTGATCACTCCGATTTAAAATTTATCCATGGCGCAAATATCGCTGTCACACAAACCGGCTTCCGACCAATCGGCACGAACAAGGTACCGCCGGGAACGCCTAGCTGGGGCAAGGATTTCAAAGCTGCATCAATCAAATACACGAATCGATTCATATCTGTAGGTGCCCAAGGAGCTTCGATGCCATTTCGACAGCATTTCCTTGATCTGGACCCGACGTACAAGGACGCATTTGGTGATCCGTTGATGCGCATTACGTATGACTTCGTCGATCAGGATAGGGAGCTGGCCGCTTTTTGTGCAGATAAGTGCGCGGAAATTGTGAAAGAAATGGGTGCGAACGAGAAGCTCGAAATCAACCGCAAGCTCGGACCCTACGATATCACACCATACCAATCAACGCACAATACAGGTGGCGTCATCATGGGAGCCTCTCCAGAAACCTCGGCGGTTAACAACTACTTGCAGATGTGGGATGCGGAAAACGTATTTGTCGTTGGGGCTTCTGCCTTTGCGCACAACAGCGGCTACAATCCGACTGGAACGATGGGTGCTCTCTCCTATCGAGCGGCAGAGGGCATTTTGAAATACAGGAAAAGCGCGGGTGGCATGCTCGTATAAGCTGTTTTTCTGGTTATGCAAAACACAATTGCAACTATGCGAAAAGTCGTTGGGGCAACTAACGGCTTTTTCTTGTGAATTCGAAAAAATTCATTCGCAAGATTGCGAATGCCTATGAGCACAAAAAGCGAAAAGTACTGGAATGATGCGGTTTCTCACCTTGGCATGTTCCTTGCTATACCCTTTGGTACAGCACAAGCCAAAGGGAGAGACGTGAAATGACGACAAACAAGTGGAAGATGGACACCTCCATTATTCATACAGCACAAACGCCTTGCCAAAAAACAGGAGCAGTCGTATCTGCGGTGGTTCCTGCCGTGGCCTACGCGTTTCCAGATGCAGACTCAGCAGCGGCGTGCGTGGCTGGGGAGCGGGAAGGAACGTACTACGGAAGATATGGCAACCCTACCATCACCACCTTGGAACAAAAAATCGCCGCATTGGAAAATGGTGAAGCTGCCTTGGGCGTAAGCAGTGGGATGGCAGCCATTTCGGGTGCTTTGCTCGCCTTTTTGAAGCAAGGTGATCATGTGGTGTGTACGCGAGATGTGTACGGGGGGAGCTACAAGTTTCTGACCACAATGGCCCCGCGTTATGGCATTGTGACGGACTTCGTCGATTGCACTGATTTGCAGGCAGTCGAGAGAGCTTTTTTGCCAAACACAAAAGTACTATACATTGAAACACCATCGAACCCGTGCCTGACTGTTTTAGATATCTCGGCGTTGTCCCGTTTGGCGCACGCACTTGGCATTGTGGTAATCGTGGATAACACCTTCTTAACGCCGTATTTGCAGCGCCCGCTTGAGCTAGGGGCCGATGTCGTCGTGCATAGCGCCACCAAATATTTGAACGGACATGGCGATGTCATCGCGGGCTTCATCGTAGGGAAGCAGGAGCATATCCAATTCATGCGCAAAAACGTCATGGGAGACTTGGGACAAAATTTGAATGCTTGGGATGCTTTCTTGATCTTGCGTGGGCTGAAAACACTCGGCTTGCGTGTCAGACAGCATGGGAAAAACGCGCAGGCAGTGGCGGAGTTTTTGGCGCAGCACCCTGCAATCTCGCACGTCTACTACCCTGGTCTACCTTCGCATCCGCAGCATGAGCTGGCCAAACGGCAAATGGCCGGAATGGGCGGGATCGTTTCCTTTGAAGTAAAGGGCGGCTACGAGGCAGCCAAATCTTTCATTAACGCTCTGCACCTGGCTATGATATCGTTTAGTTTAGGAGATCCCGAGACACTGGTACAGCATCCTGCCTCGATGACGCATTCCTCGATACCTGCCTCTGAGCGGATCAAGTTCAACATTACGGACGGTCTGATTCGCTTATCGACTGGCTTGGAGGATGTGGAGGATATCATCGCGGACTTGGAGCAGGCGTTGGCTAGTTTGCCAATGGCAGCAGCGTCCAGGGGCTAAAGGAACGTGAAACTGGAGGATTGGGCATGACAGAGTTTTCCCGGATCGAGGAATTCATTCAATCGTAC
The window above is part of the Brevibacillus antibioticus genome. Proteins encoded here:
- a CDS encoding gluconate 2-dehydrogenase subunit 3 family protein; its protein translation is MADSNNVKEQPVSRRNFLKNSGLVLGSLVVGGVAGSLLRKPEPPAQPAAPPPAADYNQALMFFTPEQFKVVDAACERIYPEDELGPGAKALGAAYFIDHQLAGDWGFNAREYMQAPFFPGEITQGYQGRLKRREIFDIGLQEMNNYSNSTHGKRFYELPPEQQDAVLKAFETDELKLTTISASTFFNMLRASTIEGVYADPLYGGNKNMDGWKMKNFPGNQMAYTQLIDKPEFVKMAPLSLRDHQQH
- a CDS encoding APC family permease, translating into MNGRAELTRSLKLRHIVVIGLGYMAPMAVFDTFGIVSGDTGGHVPAAYAVTLLAILFTAASYGKMVRLFPSAGTAYTYTQQTIHPYAGFLVGWASLLDYLFLPMINALLTGVYLSSVFPDVSTAWWIIGFIVLVTGLNVFRVTVTASVNSILVLFQVVVVVLFAGLAIRGLMQGDGLGQVFNLRPFVSPDMSVTALLSGASILCFSFLGFDAVTTLTEETVDAKKTIPRGIMLVALAGGALFITASYFMQSLFPDVSVLSDPEAASAEIALFIGGTIFQLVFLAAALSSTLASGLVSVTSVTRLLYAMGRDGFLPRRWFGYVHPKLRTPLLNVLLVGALMLFALFMDLLTATSFINFGALIAFSFVNISVMAYYFRKQKNKHIKDWWGFVLSPLIGTTFIAFLWVNLETTSMMLGLLWTFIGLIYLLYLVKVKKSNLEMVKFEE
- a CDS encoding GNAT family N-acetyltransferase, translating into MGQYVVRESTRDDANFIEQRIVEYNESNVPFELTIPFSKINKHVRDEDGTIIAGINCVYYSWRCLYIDALWVRDDLRKSGLGSKLLLEIEDTAREYGIHLIHLDTFDFQAKDFYLKHGYEIHGVLNDCPLSHQRFYLQKRMD
- a CDS encoding alpha/beta fold hydrolase is translated as MNEALFVHVNRLQIEGGTLEYGVTGKPDAPALLLLHGIRNTKLLFAPILPALAERYRVIAVDIRGHGNSVSHGSFSFEWIVTDLIQLLDAEQLEQVTIVAASFSAVPAQMLAIREPKRVASLVLLDGGYYSLGKVPGFNREKVVERLATTQFSSVEEAERQFAERYGTRVMPEGWMREELVKKEDGSYGYRLPREAFSTYFEEYSVHSQPELFRQLTCPVLLLLADDSLLSKEEQQFHRQAVAAYQGMVKQAKVKMIPEAQHLLMVTHPQETVKEIRDFLSK
- a CDS encoding glutamine--tRNA ligase/YqeY domain fusion protein is translated as MISLENKVAASNFIRNIMIDDLQEGKVKEIITRFPPEPNGYLHIGHAKAICLNFELAREFSGKANLRFDDTNPVKEDIEYVEAIKRDVQWLGFEWDGLFFASDYFEEMYNRAVLLIKKGLAYVDDLSPEDMRKMRGTWTEPGTDSPFRNRSVEENLDLFARMRQGEFKDGEKVLRAKIDMASQNFNMRDPVLYRISHATHHNTGDKWCIYPMYDFAHPLEDAIEGVTHSLCSLEFEDHRPLYDWVVRECEMESAPRQYEFARLNLTNTVMSKRKLKQLVDENVVDGWDDPRMPTIAGFRRRGYTPEAIRTFAREVGVARANSTVDEKMLEYFIREDLKLKAPRTMAVLNPLKVVITNYPEGQVEMLEAEINPENPEMGNRQIPFSREIYIEQDDFMENPPSKYFRLFPGNEVRLKHAYFIKCNDVVKDADGNVIEIHCTYDLETKSGSGFTGRKVKGTIHWVDATNALPAEFRLYEPLIMDDEDAEGTFLDNVNPNSLEVLQGYVEPNMKETKPQDKYQFFRHGYFNVDPKHTTEDKLVFNRIVSLKSSFELPKA
- a CDS encoding trans-sulfuration enzyme family protein, whose product is MTTNKWKMDTSIIHTAQTPCQKTGAVVSAVVPAVAYAFPDADSAAACVAGEREGTYYGRYGNPTITTLEQKIAALENGEAALGVSSGMAAISGALLAFLKQGDHVVCTRDVYGGSYKFLTTMAPRYGIVTDFVDCTDLQAVERAFLPNTKVLYIETPSNPCLTVLDISALSRLAHALGIVVIVDNTFLTPYLQRPLELGADVVVHSATKYLNGHGDVIAGFIVGKQEHIQFMRKNVMGDLGQNLNAWDAFLILRGLKTLGLRVRQHGKNAQAVAEFLAQHPAISHVYYPGLPSHPQHELAKRQMAGMGGIVSFEVKGGYEAAKSFINALHLAMISFSLGDPETLVQHPASMTHSSIPASERIKFNITDGLIRLSTGLEDVEDIIADLEQALASLPMAAASRG
- a CDS encoding GMC family oxidoreductase — encoded protein: MAKKLPKVDVVIVGVGWGGGIIASELTKQGLTVVGLERGKERKTEDYFMVHDELRYALRYEMMQDLSKETITFRSKMNIRALPMRSYGSFLIGTGLGGAGIHWNGQTFRFLPYDFEIRSKTIERYGAKKIPEGMTIQDWGITYDQLEPYFDKFEKMAGIAGEENPLGGKRSSPYPIPPMRTTPSMKMFADAAKKKNLHPYILPSANLSQAYTNPDGVARAACQYCGFCERFGCEYGAKADPVVTVIPVAKKTGKFEIRTHSHVRRILHTGNKATGVLYTDVTTGEEFEQPADIVVMTSYVFNNARILLMSKLGKPYDPATGKGVIGKNYAYQVMRGGAVGFFDDKEFNNFAGAGSLGMCLDDYNGDNFDHSDLKFIHGANIAVTQTGFRPIGTNKVPPGTPSWGKDFKAASIKYTNRFISVGAQGASMPFRQHFLDLDPTYKDAFGDPLMRITYDFVDQDRELAAFCADKCAEIVKEMGANEKLEINRKLGPYDITPYQSTHNTGGVIMGASPETSAVNNYLQMWDAENVFVVGASAFAHNSGYNPTGTMGALSYRAAEGILKYRKSAGGMLV